A segment of the Micromonospora sediminicola genome:
CCCTGATCATGGACGAGCACCGGCGCGGCCTGCACGACCGCCTCACCGGATCGGTCGTCACCGACGCGCCCCGCCGCTGACCCGCACCGAAAAGGAGCCGGCCCCCGTGGGGGACCGGCTCCTTTTCCGCGTACGTCGGAGGTCAGCGACCCCGGGTCTGCCGGAACGCGCCGCGCGGCGGCCGCATGTTCTTCGGGACCGCGCCCTTGGGCATCTGCGGCCGCGCGGTCAGCGCCTTGAGGCGCTTGTCGAGGGCGTTGACGTCCTTGGGGGAGAGGCTGCGGGGCAGCCGCATCAGCGTCATCCGCAGCTTGCGGACCGGCAGCTCACCGTCACCCTGACCGATCACGTAGTCGTGCAGCGGGGCGCTGCCGATCACCTTGGCCAGCCGGCGCTTCTCCTGGCCGAGCAGGCCCCGGACGCGCTGCGGGTTTCCCTCGGCCAGCAGGATCACGCCGGGCCGGCCCACCACCAGGTGCACCATGTCCATCTGGGTGGTGGAGCTGACCGCCGGGGTGACCCGCCAGTCGCCGCGCATGCTCTCCATGATCTGCGCCGCCGCGCCGGGCTGCCCCTCGGCGGCGTTCATCATCGCCTTGTTGGACCGCAGGTTGAGCACGATCAGCACGGCGAGCAGGGTGAGCAGGATGCCGATCGGCAGCCAGAGCCAGCCCCAGGCGAGCACCGCGACCACGGTGAGCGCGAGCGGGATCAGCACCGCCGCCGCCGTCAGCGGCGCGAACCACTTGTCCTGCTTGGCGGTGAACCGGAACACCATCCCGATCTGCTTCAGCCGCTGGCCGAACGAGACCTTCTCCTGGGGCTTTGCCATGCCGCAGAGTCTAGTGGTCGGCGCCCGGCCCGTTGATCCGTGGCCGCCCCTTCCGGCGCGGGCTGAGTACCTTACGGCCGCGCCGGCCCTTTCCGGTCCCTGGGTAAGGAGGTGGGGCGGGCGAAGATCAGGCACCGTACCCATGCCCCGGGGGCACCTTCGCGCGGAAAGTCGATGTCGACAGGGACGACACACCGCACGACAGGGAGATCGACGATGTTCGGCAACGACGCGGAATTTCTGCTCAGCATCCACCGCAGCCACGCCTCCGAGCTGCAGGCCGACGCGGCCCTCGACCGGCTCGCCCGGTCGCTGCCCCGCCGGCACGCGCACGGGTGGCTGAGCCGGCGCCAGCACACCGCCCGCACCACCGACGCCCGCCGGTGACCGCCCCGCCGGTCGCCGGCGCCGGCATCGAACCGGTCGTCACCGGATCGGCGCGGAGGCCGGAGACCACGGGCCCGGCCGTCGCCGGTCCGGCCGCCACGGGGGCGGCCGGACCGGCGACGCCGGCTGGACCGGTCACGCCGTCGGACCGCCATGGCATGCTCGACGGCGTGACCGTACGCGCCGCCAGCACCGTGCTCGTCGGCCGGCAGCCCGAGCTGGCCGTGCTGCGCGAGGCGCTGGCCCGGGCCCGCGGCGGCGACCCGACCACGGTGCTGGTCGGCGGGGAGGCCGGCGTCGGCAAGACCCGACTGATCGAGGAGTTCGGCGCCCACGTCGCCGCAGCCGGAGCGCGGCTGCTGGTCGGCCACTGCCTCGAACTGGGCGAGGCCGGCCTGCCCTTCGCCCCGTTCGCGGCCGCGCTGCGCGACGTGCTGCGGCACGACGGCCCGACGGTCTTCGCCGGCTACGAGGCGGAGTTCGCCCGGCTGCTGCCGGAGCTGGCCCGGATGCCGGCCGGCGCCGCCGCGCCCGCCGGGCCGGCCCTCGCCGACACCCCGCGCGGCTACCTGTTCGACCTGGTCGCCGACCTGTTCCGGCGGATCGCCGAGGAACGCCCGCTGGTGCTGGTGATCGAGGACCTGCACTGGGCCGACCGGTCCACCCGTGACCTGATCGGGTTTCTGGTGCGCGCCGCCCGCGCCACCCGCCTGCTGGTCGTCTGCACCTACCGCACCGACGAGCTGCACCGCGGCCACCCGCTGCGGCCCTTCCTCGCCGAGCTGGACCGGGTCCGGGGCGTGGACCGGATCGAGCTGGGCCGGCTCGACCACGACGGCACCGCCGCCGTGCTCGCCGACCTGCTCGGCGCGGAGCCGGCCGCCCGCGCCGTCGACGACGTGCACGACCGCACCCAGGGCAACCCGTTCTTCATCGAGGAGCTGGCCGCCGCCGGCGGGCCCATCGGCTGCGCCACCATCCCGGAGACGCTGCGGGACCTGCTGCTGGCCCGCGTCGACCGGCTGACCGAGCCGGCCCAGCGGGTGCTGCGGATCGCCGCCGCCGGCGGCACCCGCTTCGCCCATCAACTTCTCGCCGAGGTGGCCGGGCTGCCCGAGGCCGAGCTGGAGGACGCGTTGCGCGCCGCCGTCGCCGGTCAGCTCGTGGTCGCCGACCCGGACGGGGACTACGAGTTCCGGCACGCGCTGGTCCGCGAGGCGGTGCACGACGACCTGCTCCCCGGCGAGCACGCCCGGCTGCACGCCCGCTACGCCGCCGCGATCGAGGCGCAGCCGCACCTGGTGGCCGCCGGTCGCGCCCCGGCCGAGATCGCCCACCACTGGTACGCCGCACACGACCACCCCCGCGCCCTCACCGCGGCCCGGGTCGCCGCCGCGGCGGCGGCCGAGCGATACGCGTACGCCGAGCAGAGCCGGCTGCTGGAGCGCGTCCTCGAACTGTGGGAGCTGGTCCCCGACGCCGCGGACCGTCTCGGCATGGACCACCTGCGGGTGCTGGAGGAGACGCTCACCGCCGCCGTCACCGCGGGTGACCTCGGCCGGGCGCTCACCCTCACCCGGGCCGCGCTGGCCGAGGTCGACTCCACCGCCGAGCCGCTGCGGGCCGCCGCCCTGCTCGACCAGCGGGGCCGGCTGCTCGCCCTGCTCGGCAAGAGCGACGGCGCCGCCGAGCTGCGTGAGGCGTACCGGCTGGCGGCCGGCGCGCCGGGCGGCGCGGACCGGCTCGGCGTGCTGGCCGACATCGCGGCGCACCTGATGAAGGTCGACCCGGGGGAGGCCGCCTCGGTGGCCGCCGAGGCGATGGCCGGCGCGGCCGAGATCGGCAGCATCGACCTGGCGCTGCTGCCCACCCGGATCGCGGTGCTGCACCGCACCGAGGACACCCCGGATCTCGGGCTGGCCGAGCTGCGCCGGGTGGAGGCGCGGGCTCGGGCCGCCGGCGACTCACGGGCGCTGGTCAGTGCCCTGGTCTTCCTCTCCGACGTGCTCTACGAGCTGGGCCGGTACGCCGAGTCCGAGGAGGCCGCGGCGGCCGGGGTGAGCGAGGCGCGCCGGGTCGGGATCAGCCGTTCGATCGGCGCCTACCTGCTGTCCAACCGGGCCGAGGCGCTGATCGCGCTGGGGCGGTGGGACGAGGCCGACGACACCTGCGCGGAGGCGGCCCGGATCGATCCGCCGGGGGTATCCGGCCTGCACTGGCTGCAACTGCGAGCCGGGCTCCGGCTGGCTCGGGCGCATCCCGCGGCCGACGAACTGGTCGGGCGGGCGCTGGCGTTCCTGGGTCGGCCCTATCTCTGGCCGAACCACCGCCTGCCGCTGCACGAGCTGCGCGTGGAGGCGGCCCTGGCGGCCGACGACAAGGTGGAGGCGGTACGCGCGGCCTGCGCCGCCCTCGCCGACGCGCACCTGGCCGACCGGCCCCGGGAGGGGTGGCCGGTGCTCCACGTGGCGGCCCGCGCCGCCGTGTTGGCCGGCGACGCGGCACTGGCCGGTGAGGTCTCCGCGCTGGCCGCCGTGCTGCCCGTACGGCACCCGGCCGAGCGCGCCCACCGCGCGCAGGTCGCCGCGATTCTGACCGGCCCCGGCGCCGGCGGTGAGGCACTGGGCGCGTGGCGGTCGGCGGTGGCGCAGTGGCGGGAGACCGGGCAGCCGTACCCGTTGGCTCGGGCGCTGCTCGGGCTGGCCGAGGCCGCCGCGGCGGCCGGCGAGCGGGACGAGGTGGCCGCCGCCGTCCGGGAGGCGGCCGAGGTGGCCGACCGCCTGGGCGCCACCCCGCTGGGGGAGCAGGTGGCCACGCTGGCGCGCCGGGTCGGGCTGCGCGGCACCGGCCGGCCGGGGCCGGACCTGTTGACCAGCCGGGAGCGGGAGGTGCTGCGGCTGGTCGCCGAGGGGCACAGCAACAGCCGGATCGCCGAGCGGCTCTTCATCTCGCCGAAGACGGCCAGCGTGCACGTCTCCCGGATCATCGCGAAGCTGGACGTGACCAACCGGGTGGAGGCCGCGGCGCTGGCCCACCGGCTGGGTCTGCTCGACCCGCCGCCGCCCGCACCGACACAGCGCCGGGCCCGGTAGTCCTCCGCGCCGACCGGCGGCGCGGAGGACGATCCGTCAGCGGGTGGTGACGACCTCCTGGCGGGCGGCGAGCGCCTGCTGGTAGAGCCGCCCGGCCCGGTACGACGAGCGGACCAGCGGCCCGCTCATCACGCCGGCGAAGCCGATCTCCTCGGCCTCCTCGCGCAGCTCGACGAACTCCTCCGGCTTGACCCAACGGGTGACCGGGTGGTGCCGGGGGGAGGGGCGCAGGTACTGCGTGATGGTGATCAGCTCGCAGCCGGCCTCGTGCAGGTCGCGCAGCGCCTGGGAGATCTCGGCGCGCTCCTCGCCCATGCCGAGGATGAGGTTGCTCTTGGTGACCAGGCCGTCGGCCCGGGCCTGCCGGATCACGTCGAGCGAGCGCTCGTAGCGGAACGCCGGGCGGATCCGCTTGAAGATGCGCGGCACCGTCTCGACGTTGTGCGCGAGCACCTCCGGGCGCGAGCCGAAGACCTCGGCGAGCTGCTCGGGCACCGCGTTGAAGTCGGGGATCAGCAGCTCGACGCCGCAGCCGGACTGGAGGGCATGGATCTGTCGGACCGTCTCGGCGTAGAGCCAGGCGCCGCCGTCGGGCAGGTCGTCACGGGCCACGCCGGTGATGGTCGCGTAGCGCAGGCCCATCGCGGCGACGGACTCGGCGACCCGGCGCGGCTCGTCGGCGTCGAACTCGGCCGGCTTGCCGGTGTCGATCTGGCAGAAGTCACAGCGCCGGGTGCACTGGTCGCCGCCGATGAGGAAGGTGGCCTCCCGGTCCTCCCAACACTCGTAGATGTTGGGGCACCCGGCCTCCTGGCAGACCGTGTGCAGCCCTTCGCGCGAGACGAGCCCGCGCAGCTGGGTGTACTCCGGCCCCATCTTGGCCTTGACCTTGATCCACGGCGGTTTGCGCTCGATCGGCGTCTCGGCGTTGCGCGCTTCGATCCGCAGCAGGCGCCGCCCCTCCGGGGCGGCGGTCGCGGTGCGCGCTGGCTGCTCAGTCGTCGGCGCGTTTTGCTCGATCGTCACGAAATCGAGCCTACGCCGGTCGGCGGCGGTCGATGAACGTCGGGCGACGGCCGTCACCCCGGAAACGTTGTGACACCGGACACGAGCGGTCAAAAAACCCCGTCACATTCCGGCGATCGTGGTGCTAGCGTGCCGGGCAGAGCTGCGACGGAGCCGAGTAGCGGACCGACCCGCCAGCCCAGAGAGCCGCCGGTTGCTGCGAGGCGGTCTGGCGCCGGCCCGCGAAGACCCTCCCGAGCTGCGGGAGGAACGGCGTCCGCGCCCAGTAGAACCCGCCCGGCCGGCCCCGGTGAAAAGGCGACGAACGAGGCTCCCGCCGCGGCGGGGGCGAAGGTGTGGTGGCACCGCGAGGTTCCCGCTCGCCCACACCTCCCTGGGGATCGCGTTGCGATTGACCGAGGAGGTAACCGCCGTGCAACGCATCCTGTCCGCCCAACTTCCCACCCACGTCGGCGCCACCGTCCGGCTCGCCGGGTGGGTCCACCGCCGCCGGCTGCTCAAGTCGGTGGCCTTCCTGATCGTCCGGGACGCCGCCGGGCTCGCCCAGGTGGTGGTCGCCGCGCCCGCCGTGCGCGCGCAGGTCGAGGCGCTGCCCGAGGAGACCGTGGTCGAGGTGGTCGGCACGGTGGTCGCGAACCCGACCGCCCCCGCCGGGGTCGAGGTCGTCGAGCCCGAGGTACGACCACTCGGCCCGCCCGCCGTCCCGCCCCCGTTCGACCTCTACCGGCCGGTGCTGACCGCGAGCCTGCCCACCCAGCTCGACCACGCGCCGACCGCGCTGCGGCACCCCACCCGGTCCGCCGCGCTGCGGATCTCGGCCGCTGCCGTGTCCGGATTCCGGGCGACCCTCGACGCGCGGCGCTTCGTCGAGGTGCACACGCCGAAGGTGGTCGGCTCGTCCACCGAGAGCGGCGCGAACGTGTTCGCGCTGGACTGGTTCGGCCGGCCCGCCTACCTGGCCCAGTCGCCGCAGTTCTACAAGCAGCTCATGGTGGGCGTCTTCGAGCGGGTGTACGAGGTGGGGCCGGTGTTCCGCGCCGAGCCGCACGACACGGTCCGCCACCTGGCGCAGTACACCTCGCTCGACGTCGAGCTGGGATTCGTGACCGACCACCGGGACGTGATGGCGGTGCTGCGGGACACGGTGGCCGGGATGCTCGCGGCCGTGGCGGACCGGGCCGGCGCCGCGCTGGACACGCTCGGCGTGACGGTGCCGCCGGTGCCCGCCGAGATCCCGGCGGTGCACTTCACCGACGCGCTGACGATCGCCGGCGCCCCGGCCGACGAACCCGACCTGGCCCCCGCCCACGAGCGGGCGCTGGGGGAGTGGGCCCGCGCCGAGCACGGCAGCGACTTCCTGTTCGTCACCGGCTACCCGATGGCGAAGCGGCCCTTCTACACCCATCCGGACCCGGCCCGACCGGCGTACTCGAACGGTTTCGACCTGCTGTTCCGCGGCATGGAGCTGGTCACCGGCGGGCAGCGGCTGCACCGGCACGCCGACTACCTGGCCGCGTTGACGGCCCGGGGCGAGCCGGTGGAGCCCTACGCCGGCTACGTGGACGCGTTCCGGCACGGGATGCCGCCGCACGGCGGCTTCGCGATCGGGCTGGAACGGTTCGTCGCCCGGCTCACCGGCGCGGCGAACGTCCGCGAGGTGACGGCCTTCCCGCGCGACCTGCACCGCCTCACACCCTGACCCCGCGCCGACGGACGGTCCTGATCCGGACCGTTCGCCGGCGCGCCGCCCGGGAAGCGGCAGGGCACAGGAACGGGGTGAGCGCAAACGTCATCGCGCGCAGCGGCGTGGCCTGCGCCCAGGGCCACGGGCGCCGGGGGTGTGGGTTCGGTCGCCTGGCCGATCACGACCTTGCACGCCCCGCGCGATATACCGCCTGGTCATACTTATGACTCAGCGGTATATCGCACCCGGGGGCATTGTCGTGCCGACGGCGACACGCCCGGCGCGGGATGCTCGCGCGACGGGATGACGGGCATCGACCGACGGCGGCCGGGAGCCGTACCCGGTCAGACCCGGGTGAGGGTGGGCAGGTGCCGCTCGACCACCGGGAGCACGTCGGCCACGGTGACCGCCCGGCCCAGTTCGGCGGTGAGCGAGGTGACCCCGGCGTCGCGGATGCCGCACGGCACGATCCGGTCGAAGAAGCCCAGGTCGCAGTCGCAGTTGACGGAGAAGCCGTGCAGCGTGACGCCGCGGGCCACCCGGATGCCGATGGCCGCCACCTTGCGGGCCGGGCCCCGGTCGTCCTCCGGCACCCACACGCCGCTGCGCCCCTCGACCCGGCCGGCGGTCAGCCCGAACTCGGCGCAGACGTCGATCAGCAGCTGCTCGGTGCGTCGCACGTAGGCCACCACGTCGACCGGGTCGGGCAGCCGGACGATCGGGTAGCCGACGAGCTGCCCCGGACCGTGCCAGGTGATCTTGCCGCCGCGGTCCACGTCCACCACCGGGGTGCCGTCCACCGGCCGGTCCCACGGCTCGGTCCGCTTGCCGGCGGTGTAGACGCTGGGGTGCTCCAGCAGCAGCACGGTGTCGCCCTGCTCGCCCGCCACCACGGCCTCGTGCAGCCGGCGCTGCTCGTCCCAGGCGGCCTGGTAGTCGAGCAGGCCGGCGCGGACGGCGGTCAGCCCGGAAGTCGTCACGCTCACCCGTCCAGCCTAGTCCCGCCGGCCGGGACCCCGACCCGTGACGCTCGTCGCGTCACGCCGCCGGCACCCGCCACACCCAGACGTCCTCGACCCGCTCGGGCGGGCCCAGCAGGGCGGTGGCGGTGCGGCGCAGCGCCTCCTCGTCGACGTCGTACTTGGCGCCGTGCACCCGGTCGGCCAGCACGACCGCCCGCACGTCCCAGTAGCGCAGGTCGGCCCGCGACTGCTGGATGCTGCCCTCGGTGACGATCGGCACCAGGCCGGTCCGGCCCGCCTGGTCCATCAGCGTGTCGAAGGTGCGCGGCACCGGGCCGATCCGGCCCCGGCCGTCCGGCCCGCCCGGGCCGAGGAAGAAGCCCGCCGGGATACGGAACTCGCCCTGCCGGTGGGCCAGGGCGTACGCCTGCCAGCGCTGGCCGTCGGGGTAGACGTCGACGGTCAGCGGCAGCGGGGTGAGCACCCCGTCGGGCGGGACGTAGCGCGTCCAGGCGCCGGTGGTGATGAACGCCGGGACCGGTTCGCGCACGCTGGTGAGCAGCGGGGTGGGCAGCAACGGCAGCAGCGCGACGGCGAACCCGACCGTCCAGGCCGCGCCACCGAGCCGGCGCCGGGGCGGCCGGGCCCGCAGGCTGTCGACCGCGTACGCCAGCAGCAGGCCGATCACCGGCGCGACGACCAGCGCCAGCCGCGACGGCAGCGCCGCGTTGACCACCGGCAGGTTGTCCAGCACCCCGAACGGCAGCAGCTGGTCGGTGCGCCGGCCGTTCCACTTGGCCGTCGGCCCCCAGGAGAGCACGGCGAAGACCACCGCGGTGACGCCGAGCGCGGCCAGCGTGGCCCGGAACGCCCGGTCGGCGCGCCGCCAGAGCAGGGCGAAGCAGGCGACCGCGAGCAGCAGCAGCGCGACGCCGAAGAAGGAGTTCTCCTCGGTCGGGTTGGGCGCCAGCGAGGTGCCCCACCCGGCCCAGCCGGCCAGCGAGCGGCGCGGGTACGCCCCGTAGGCGGCGATGTCCTCGGAGTGGACCAGCGGGTCGAAGCCGGTGCCGTGGAACCGTTGCGGCCCGGCGAAGTGCAGCCAGAGCGGGTACGCCAGCAGCGCCCCGGCCACCAGCGCGGTCACACCGAGCCCGGCCGCCATCCGCGGCAGCGCGGCGCGCGCCTCGGCCCGGCGCGCCGGGGCCAGCGCCCAGGCCAGCAGGAACACGCCGAGCGCCAGGGCGGTGAAGAACAGCCCCTCGGCGGCGATCGAGAAGGCGACCGCCACCAGCAGCCCCAGCACGATCCCCCCGGTGACCGCGCGCCCCGGCCGCCGCAGCCGGAACACGCCCCAGACCAGCAGCGGCACCAGCCAGCCCGCGGTCCAGTTCAGGTGCGCGTTGGCGTGCGACACCATCGCCGGGCAGTAGGCGATGAACAGCGCGCCCACCCCGGCGGCCAGCCGGCTGGCCACGAGGTGCCGGCTGAGCAGCCAGTACCAGGCCACCGCCGTGGCGGCCAGGTTGAGCGTGAGGATCACCAGGAACGTCGCAGGCGGCCCGACCAGGTACGTCAGCGGCGCGAAGACCGCCGCGTACACGGTGATCGAGGTGTTGACCGCGAGGTTCACGCCGTCCGGGACGTTGATCAGGTGGGTGAAGAGCGGGTTCTCGCCGTGGGTCAACGCGTGCCCGCCGAACGCCAGCAGCCACTCGAACAGCGCCTGGTCGCTGGAGTTGACGGTGATCGTGCGGCTGTTCGGGTCCCGCCACATGCCGCTGGTGACCCAGAGCGCCAGGGCCACCGCGGCCAGCGTCACCAGCAGGTCGGCGCGCCGGTCGCGAGCGGCGGTGGCCGGCGACGGGCCGGTGACCGGGGACGGGGAGAACGGCACGCAGCGGACGTTACCAATCGGACCTGGGCACACCGCCCGGACGGTGAATGTGTGACCGGCAACCATTCCTGTCGATGAAACACGGACGTAACGTCGCGGCAACTCGGAGAGTGACTCAGTTCACATTCCATGATCGGGAGGTCCCCGTGTCCCGCTCCTCATCCCTCATCACCCGCCTCGCCGGGGCGGCGGCCGGGGTCGTGCTGGCCGCGGCCGCCGTCCTGGTCTCCGCCCTGCCCGCGCAGGCCGCCTCGCTGACCCAGGTCAGCGGGTTCGGCTCCAACCCCGGCAACCTGGCCATGTACGCCTACCGGCCGGACGGCCTGCCGGCCAACGCGCCGGCCGTGGTGCTGCTGCACGGCTGCACCCAGAACGCCTCGACGTACTTCACCAACTCCGGCTGGCAGAAGTACGCCGACCAGTGGAAGTTCGCGCTGATCGTGCCGCAGCAGCCGTCCGGCAACAACGCCAACTCCTGCTTCAACTGGTTCGAGACCGGCGACACCGCCCGAGGCCAGGGTGAGGCGCTGTCGATCAAGCAGATGGTCGACTACGCGAAGACGAACTACGGCACCGACGCCGGCCGGGTCTTCGTCAGCGGCCTGTCCGCCGGCGGCGCGATGAGTTCCGTCATGCTCGC
Coding sequences within it:
- the lipA gene encoding lipoyl synthase translates to MTAVARRSSTAADRRRLDFVTIEQNAPTTEQPARTATAAPEGRRLLRIEARNAETPIERKPPWIKVKAKMGPEYTQLRGLVSREGLHTVCQEAGCPNIYECWEDREATFLIGGDQCTRRCDFCQIDTGKPAEFDADEPRRVAESVAAMGLRYATITGVARDDLPDGGAWLYAETVRQIHALQSGCGVELLIPDFNAVPEQLAEVFGSRPEVLAHNVETVPRIFKRIRPAFRYERSLDVIRQARADGLVTKSNLILGMGEERAEISQALRDLHEAGCELITITQYLRPSPRHHPVTRWVKPEEFVELREEAEEIGFAGVMSGPLVRSSYRAGRLYQQALAARQEVVTTR
- the lipB gene encoding lipoyl(octanoyl) transferase LipB, which gives rise to MSVTTSGLTAVRAGLLDYQAAWDEQRRLHEAVVAGEQGDTVLLLEHPSVYTAGKRTEPWDRPVDGTPVVDVDRGGKITWHGPGQLVGYPIVRLPDPVDVVAYVRRTEQLLIDVCAEFGLTAGRVEGRSGVWVPEDDRGPARKVAAIGIRVARGVTLHGFSVNCDCDLGFFDRIVPCGIRDAGVTSLTAELGRAVTVADVLPVVERHLPTLTRV
- a CDS encoding helix-turn-helix transcriptional regulator, which translates into the protein MTVRAASTVLVGRQPELAVLREALARARGGDPTTVLVGGEAGVGKTRLIEEFGAHVAAAGARLLVGHCLELGEAGLPFAPFAAALRDVLRHDGPTVFAGYEAEFARLLPELARMPAGAAAPAGPALADTPRGYLFDLVADLFRRIAEERPLVLVIEDLHWADRSTRDLIGFLVRAARATRLLVVCTYRTDELHRGHPLRPFLAELDRVRGVDRIELGRLDHDGTAAVLADLLGAEPAARAVDDVHDRTQGNPFFIEELAAAGGPIGCATIPETLRDLLLARVDRLTEPAQRVLRIAAAGGTRFAHQLLAEVAGLPEAELEDALRAAVAGQLVVADPDGDYEFRHALVREAVHDDLLPGEHARLHARYAAAIEAQPHLVAAGRAPAEIAHHWYAAHDHPRALTAARVAAAAAAERYAYAEQSRLLERVLELWELVPDAADRLGMDHLRVLEETLTAAVTAGDLGRALTLTRAALAEVDSTAEPLRAAALLDQRGRLLALLGKSDGAAELREAYRLAAGAPGGADRLGVLADIAAHLMKVDPGEAASVAAEAMAGAAEIGSIDLALLPTRIAVLHRTEDTPDLGLAELRRVEARARAAGDSRALVSALVFLSDVLYELGRYAESEEAAAAGVSEARRVGISRSIGAYLLSNRAEALIALGRWDEADDTCAEAARIDPPGVSGLHWLQLRAGLRLARAHPAADELVGRALAFLGRPYLWPNHRLPLHELRVEAALAADDKVEAVRAACAALADAHLADRPREGWPVLHVAARAAVLAGDAALAGEVSALAAVLPVRHPAERAHRAQVAAILTGPGAGGEALGAWRSAVAQWRETGQPYPLARALLGLAEAAAAAGERDEVAAAVREAAEVADRLGATPLGEQVATLARRVGLRGTGRPGPDLLTSREREVLRLVAEGHSNSRIAERLFISPKTASVHVSRIIAKLDVTNRVEAAALAHRLGLLDPPPPAPTQRRAR
- a CDS encoding DUF2079 domain-containing protein gives rise to the protein MPFSPSPVTGPSPATAARDRRADLLVTLAAVALALWVTSGMWRDPNSRTITVNSSDQALFEWLLAFGGHALTHGENPLFTHLINVPDGVNLAVNTSITVYAAVFAPLTYLVGPPATFLVILTLNLAATAVAWYWLLSRHLVASRLAAGVGALFIAYCPAMVSHANAHLNWTAGWLVPLLVWGVFRLRRPGRAVTGGIVLGLLVAVAFSIAAEGLFFTALALGVFLLAWALAPARRAEARAALPRMAAGLGVTALVAGALLAYPLWLHFAGPQRFHGTGFDPLVHSEDIAAYGAYPRRSLAGWAGWGTSLAPNPTEENSFFGVALLLLAVACFALLWRRADRAFRATLAALGVTAVVFAVLSWGPTAKWNGRRTDQLLPFGVLDNLPVVNAALPSRLALVVAPVIGLLLAYAVDSLRARPPRRRLGGAAWTVGFAVALLPLLPTPLLTSVREPVPAFITTGAWTRYVPPDGVLTPLPLTVDVYPDGQRWQAYALAHRQGEFRIPAGFFLGPGGPDGRGRIGPVPRTFDTLMDQAGRTGLVPIVTEGSIQQSRADLRYWDVRAVVLADRVHGAKYDVDEEALRRTATALLGPPERVEDVWVWRVPAA
- the aspS gene encoding aspartate--tRNA(Asn) ligase, which codes for MQRILSAQLPTHVGATVRLAGWVHRRRLLKSVAFLIVRDAAGLAQVVVAAPAVRAQVEALPEETVVEVVGTVVANPTAPAGVEVVEPEVRPLGPPAVPPPFDLYRPVLTASLPTQLDHAPTALRHPTRSAALRISAAAVSGFRATLDARRFVEVHTPKVVGSSTESGANVFALDWFGRPAYLAQSPQFYKQLMVGVFERVYEVGPVFRAEPHDTVRHLAQYTSLDVELGFVTDHRDVMAVLRDTVAGMLAAVADRAGAALDTLGVTVPPVPAEIPAVHFTDALTIAGAPADEPDLAPAHERALGEWARAEHGSDFLFVTGYPMAKRPFYTHPDPARPAYSNGFDLLFRGMELVTGGQRLHRHADYLAALTARGEPVEPYAGYVDAFRHGMPPHGGFAIGLERFVARLTGAANVREVTAFPRDLHRLTP
- a CDS encoding DUF4191 domain-containing protein, giving the protein MAKPQEKVSFGQRLKQIGMVFRFTAKQDKWFAPLTAAAVLIPLALTVVAVLAWGWLWLPIGILLTLLAVLIVLNLRSNKAMMNAAEGQPGAAAQIMESMRGDWRVTPAVSSTTQMDMVHLVVGRPGVILLAEGNPQRVRGLLGQEKRRLAKVIGSAPLHDYVIGQGDGELPVRKLRMTLMRLPRSLSPKDVNALDKRLKALTARPQMPKGAVPKNMRPPRGAFRQTRGR